The Microcystis aeruginosa NIES-843 sequence ATGCCAAGTTTGACGGGGTAAATCGAATAAAGCCCGCTGTTGCAGCTGTTTCTGCTCCCTAGTAGATTGCTGGTACTCGAAAATGCGCTGCTTCCAAAGGACAAGGTTCTCTTTGTCCACGACTAGCTTTTCTTGTTGACGAGGGAGCTTGCGGTCGCAACGCGCTCGCTACGCGAGATCGCTCTCTTTAAACAGATTGAGTTGTTTCATCAATTCTTCCCATTGTTCCGTTAACCAGTATCTAGTAACCAGTTAAGGATTTTGGGCATCTTTAGATTTATTGGGCTTTTTCCCGATTTTTAGCCAGTAACGGAACGGCGGAAATTCTCTTAATCCCCCCTACAGCGTAGGGTTGATTCATTTAAATTAAGTACAGCGGATTTTGAGTCAATAAATTTGAATGAAAATTCTCAAGTTTATCTTTTTCTAATCAAAAAAGTTAGTGACAATAACTAATCTTTAATCCTCTGCCAATATTGATTATGAATAAATTGATAAAGCTTGTTTCCAAGCCACTAAAAGCCTATCTCTCTTCAAATTTTCTGAGAGTACATCCTGTTAATTTAGCTAATTTTTCTGCTTCTTACGTCGATAAAACTATCAGTTTTTCCCCACGTTCAGCTAACCACCTCTGTCCCTCTGTTATTGAGAGAAAACCCAAACCTCTGAAAAGATTCAATCCTATAGTTGTGAGAATTGACCAATTGCTGGCCGCTTGAAAATCACTTATCTCGCTTTTATCTTCCTCAAAAATTACATCTTTTACCCAATGTAACTGATTTTCTATTTTCCAATGTCCTCGAATAATTTTAGCAAATACTTGGGCGGATTCGGTTAGGCTACTGATATAGTAAGCTGTTTCTTCATAAGTTTTATCCCCGCGACTACCCCTTCTTTCTACTTTAATAATTCGGCGCAGATTTTCAAACCCTTGTCTTTCATTTTTCCTCACTTTAAAAACTTCTATTTTTCTTGATATTTTTCGTCCATGACTATTGTCTTGTTCAAGAAAACAACTTTCTGGCTTTGAGGAATTACTCAGGTCTTGTATTCGCTTATAAAGATTTTTCTGATTTCCTTTAACGGTGATAACATAGTCATTTTTACTCTTGGCTATTAAGCTGATTGTTTTTTTCTGACAGTGTAAAGCATCCCCAGTAAAAACTTTATTTTGGAGAGAGCAATCCTGAATTATAGCTTGATCTTCGTCGATTTCAGACCCTTTTTTGTTTTCGATTCTTTTTAAGTGTAATACTCATCCACTTTCTTGACTAAACAATGAGACAAACATAATAAAATTTTGTTGTTCATTGTTAGGATTCTTTAGGGTGTTTTTGAGACTTTTTCCATCTATGCCTAGCCAATTTATATCACTTCTTTGTCCATATTCTTGTAATGCCCATTCATTAAACATTTTTAACAAACTCTGCCATTCAACTCCCATCATTACCCTTCTAATTGTTGAATAGGATGGGACTCTTTCTGGAATTATGTTAAATTCTTGACTGAGCCTGTGCCGATTATTTTTAGCGAACTCTCCCAGTTCTCTATAACCTGAGTATCCTAGCATTGTTACCAGTATTATTACTATTAATACTATCCATAAAGGGTGTCTTTTTCCTTGATCTTTCCGAAAGTCCTTGACTTGTTTTAGTTTTTCTATTAAGCTCAACATATATTTAAAAAGTTGGCGGTCACTCCTCATTTTACCTGACTGTGATCGCTTTTACTTTTGATATTCTGATGGGAGAATGAAACAGCCCTACCCTCCACAGACTTGCTAAGAAAGCCAGAAAAAGCCAAAGAAGGCGAAAAGAAAGAGGGACGCAGCCCAGGAGGGCAAAAAGGGCATGAGGGAAAAACCCGCAAAGGATTTGGACGAATAGACCGCACTGAGAGCGTCAAAGCCGAAAAGTGCCCCCATTGTGGCAGCATCCATCTCGCCCCGGGTGAACGCCGACAACGCACTTTGATAGTAGATCTCTTGCATAAGTCTAGACAAAATAGGATAAAATAGTCCAAGAGTTAAGATTGAAAGATGAATTACGAACAAGTAAAAACTTTAAAGCCAACAGAGTTCAAACGCTTGTGTGGCGTGTATCCAGATACATTTAAGGATATGGTAACAGTCCTAAAGGCAGAAAAAGTTTGGCAAAAAAAGACAGGTAGACCTAGCAAATTGAGTACGGAAGACCAACTACTAATAACATTAGAATATTGGCGAGAATATCGCACCTATTTTCATCTGGGAAATAGTTGGGGTATTAACGAATCAACGGCGTATAGAATTGTTAGGAAAGTAGAGAATATTCTCATCAAATCAGGTCTGTTTAATCTACCCAGAAAAAAAGCCCTATTAGAAAGTAATAGTGAAATAGAAGTAATAGTGGTGGATGTGTCAGAACAGGAGATAGAAAGACCCAAAAAAAAACAGAAATCATGCTATAGTGGCAAGCAGGGATACCACACATTAAAGTCGCAAGTCGTTGCCGATCAAAAAAGCGAGCAGGTAATCTGTGTCCGTTGTGAGAAAGGAAGAGTCCATGATTTTCGACTGTGGAAAGAGAGCAAAATAAGGTTAAATAAGGAAATAGAAATATTAGGGGATAAAGGCTATCAAGGAATTCAGAAAATCCATCAAAACAGTCAAATTCCTCATAAAAAAAGAAAAAAGAAAAACTAAGTAAAGAGCAAAAAAAAGCCAATCGTCAGTTATCACAACGGCGCATAGTTATAGAACATATTCATCTTCGTCTCAAAATATTTCGGATACTTTCATCAAGATACAGAAATCGCAGACGGCGATTTGGTCTGAGATTGAATTTGATTGCTGGTATCTACAATTACGAACTTCGTTACCGACAAAAGGATATATCTTGATTACTTTTGCAAGAGATCTAATGATTTCATGGTGAAAATCTTAGCCGCCAGTGCCGTTGACAGCGAGAGGAGGTAGATGTTAATCCTGTAGTTGATGAGGAGTTTTGGGAATTTAAGGAACTGAGTAGATAACCCACATTCCGCACCCTCAACTGTCACATTGAAAATTTTATCTAAATCGTCAAAACGATTGCCGGCTCTGAATTACAGGCTAATTTGTTTGCCCAGCAGACGCACAATTAGCCCTAAAAATCTGATAGCTCTGATACCAAATTATTGAGATAAACTCTCATTAAGCTGGCGATCGCTGACTAGAGTGTGACACTTCATAATTCTTAGTAATCGCTAAAAGTCTTACTATACAAGGGCTAGAGCAACTTTTGATTTCAACGACTAGGGTGCGGAATGTGGGAGATAAGGTCAGTTGGGGGTTTGTTAGGCCATAATGACTGGCAAAACCAGAGATTCCGGAGCCTTGTGCAGGTCAAAGCCTGAGTTGCCCATCGAATTTTAGACCTAACTCCTCGGAATTTGAGAACTCTATAGACCTCTTGCATAAATCCGAAAACAAACGATAGAAACAATAATGGGAAGGACTTTCAGTTAATTATTTATTAGTAGTTGATAATCTTCAAAAATGTTGCTGTACAAGGATCGACTTAAGACTTTTGCAAGAGGTCTTATCAATATGCGATTACCCTGATGGAAAAATAAATTAACAGAACTTTTGAAAGCGATCGCACCTTGACTCTAAGAGTGCTTGAAAAGCAAAATCCAAACAACTATTAGAAATTGCTACTCTAGGAGTAGAAAAAGCGATAGAAACCGATGAAGAAACGGCAACCGCTTGGATAAACCAACAACTAGAAAGCTTGAGAGTCAAACTAATCTGATCAAGACAAAAATAGAACTACCCTGGATTTTTACCAGAGGTCTATTTTTAACGGGGGAGGATGTCAACCCTCACTCCCAGATTCAACAGTATGGCCGACTTCGCTGATCCATTGGGCAATTTCTGCGGGGGATGCGGTGGTTTCTACCGTGACGATTTTATTGGCTACATCCACCGATATTTGGGCCGCCGGTTGCTGATTGTTAATCGCTTTAGTAATGGTATTAGCGCAACCTTCACAGGCAATACTAGGCACTTTTAGGGTAATTGTCATTGTTGTAACTCCAGTAACTTATAAGTAGTCTTGCAAAATTAATTTCTTGGTTAGGATAGGCAATAGGCAATAGGCAAGAAGTAGTTAAATCTGTGTGATTAATTGCGTTCAGTAAATTATAGCTAAAAACTAGCATAAATTGTCAGAGGTAGCTGATTTTTTAAGAGTTTATTTACCATTTCAGCACTGCCGCTTCGATCCCCTGTTCCCGACGCAGTTGACTATCTTTTTCTAGCCATTGGATTACCTGTTTATGGGTTAGTTCTTCTAGGGTTACTCCCGTATCTTCGGCGATTATTTTTAGTAAGCGTAGGGAAGAAATCGTTAAACGAGTCAGGAATTTTTCGGGAGAAGTCAAGAGGGCAGCGTCCACATCTGCGGATTCTTCTGGGGTTAAAAATTGTCTGTTTTCGATCATAGTTTTATTTGGTTTCCATCCAATTGTCACCGGCTTTAATTTCTACCAAGAGAGGGATCGTCAAGGAGACAGCTTCTTCCATAGTCGTCTTGATTTTTGACTCTAGGGATGGCCATTCTTCCCTCGGTACTTCCAAGACTAATTCATCATGGACTTGCAGCAGTAATCTCGCTCGATAATTTTGCAGTACCTCTGCCAATTTTACCATCGCTACTTTAATAATATCAGCACTGGAACCCTGAATGGGCGCATTAGCGGCCGATCTTAATAATTGTGCCTCCTCGTTGTTGAGTTTGAGGCTATCTAAATCGATGTCATGTAAGGACAGTCCCCGCAGTCTTTTTAAGAGAGGATTATCGAAGTTAAAATAACGTCTTCTGCCCAAAATTGTTTCCACATATCCCTGAGTGATCGCTTGTTTTTTGCTATTCTCTAAATACTCAAATACTTGGGCATAACGTTGATGATATTTTTCAATAAATTTTCTGCCCTGTTCTACGGTTAATTTCGATTCACGGGCGAATTTTTGCGCTCCCATGCCATAAATAACCCCGAAGTTAATTGTTTTTCCTAAACTGCGTTCTTCGGGGGTAATTTCCCTTTTATCAAAGAGCAATTGAGCGGTGACTTTATGCACATCTTGATTACTACGATAGGCTTCTAATAAAACTGGTTCTTGGCTGAGATGAGCGAGAATTCTTAACTCGATTTGTGAGTAGTCCGCTGACACTAATAAGTAACCATTTTCGGGAATAAAAGCTTGACGAATTCGTCTGGAAAATTCACTGCGAATGGGGATATTTTGCAGGTTAGGATTGGAGGATGATAAGCGTCCGGTGCTGGTGATGGTTTGATTAAAATCTGTATGTACTCGTGCGGTTTTTGGTTCGGCTAATTTCGGTAAAGCATCCACATAGGTTGATTTTAATTTGGATAAGGTGCGATGTTCAAGGATATAATCAACTAAGGGATGATCTCCTTGTAGTTTCTCTAAAACACTTTGATCGGTGGAGTAACCTGTTTTAGTTTTTCTGGATTTTTTGCGATTGAGTGCCAATCGATCGAAGAGGATTTCACTTAACTGTTTAGGAGAGCTAAGATTAAAAGTTTCTCCGATAGATTCGTAGGCATTTTTTTCTATGTATGCTAGGTCTCTTTCTAGTTGCTGGGAAAAGTTTTTTAGATAATTGATATTAATTTTTATACCATAATTTTCCATCTGCCACAGCACCATGACTAAGGGAGATTCTATTTCAGAGAATAATTGATACAAAGGGGGAATTTTAGTTAATTCTGCCTGTAATTTTTCTCGAAGTAAATAGGTAGCGTAGGCATCTAATCCGCAGTAGTTAGCAGTGGTGGGAATATCTAAATCAGCGATGGTTTTTCCCGCAGGAATACCGAGACTTTTATAACTAAGGGAAGTGATGCCAGTTAAATAGCGATCGCATAAATCTTCGAGATTATGAGTTAGTTCGGGATGGAGGACATAACTAGCCACCATAGTATCAAAAACTAGACCTTTAACGGTAATTCCTTGATGATAAAAAACATCAATATCAAATTTCGCATTCTGGAAGACTTTTGGATAATCATCACTGGCTAAAATTGGGCGTAATTTTTCGAGAACTATCTCTAGATTTAAATTATCACCGCTCTGGTGGCCGATGGGAATATAGGCCATAGCATTTAATTCTTTTCCCCAACAGCAACCGATCCCGACCAATTTGGCTACACGAGGATTTAAATCCGTGGTTTCGGTGTCCCAAGCGACGGGAAAATGTGGATTAGTGAAAGTTGTTAATTTTGCCAGTAAAGCATCTAACTTAGGAATAGTATCAATAATGTCGGGAGCAATTAGAACCGGTGGAGAAATAGGGGGTAAATCAAACAGAGACAATTGATTAGAATCAGCATCGCTAGTTAATTCTAGGGTAGGAGTGCCACCTAGATGCTGTTGAATTTGATCGAGTTTCTGGAGAATTTTCTTTAACTCTAATCTTGCCAATAAAGGTTGAACTAAACGCCGATTAAAACCTCGGAGACGAAATTTCTCTTCCTCGAGACTAACGGGGGCATCAAGGGCAATTTTGGCTAAATAGCGAGAACTTTCGGCGGCGGTTTTTCCCTCTAATAATTTAGTTTTTACCATTCCCTTAATCGATTCCAGATTGGTATATATATCGTCTAAGTTATCGTATTTTTTTAATAAATCTATCGCTGTTTTTTCGCCAATTCCGCGCACCCCGGGGATATTATCAGACTTATCACCGCAAAGAGCTTTAAAATCTACTACCTGTTTTGGTGTCACCCCTAACTTTTCCGTGACAGCTTGGGAATTGAATTCTGTATAACCCTGTCCCGATGTACTTTTGACCGCATTAATATCCAGATAGAGAACCGTGGTTTTTTTCTCCTCATCTACCAATTGGAATAAATCTCGATCGCCTGTTAAAATCTTGACCGTATAACCATGATCACCGGCTTGTTTTGCCAAAGTTCCTAAAACATCATCTGCTTCATAACCCGGAGAAGTCACAATAGGAATATTCATCGCTGCCAAGAGACTTTGCAGATTAGTTAAATCGGGGCGAAATTCTTCGGGAGTCTCTTGCCGATTAGCCTTATAATTGGCATCAGCTTCATGGCGAAAAGAAGGAGCTGCTAAATCAAAAGCAACTGCTAAATAAGTGGGTTTTTGAGTTTCAAGTAACTGCATCAGAGAATTTAAAAACCCAAAGCACACACTGGTGGGAATGCCGGTAGAAGTACGCAGAGGACCAGAACGAGACTTGGCAAAGGCATAATAGGCACGAAAAGCCAAAGAATGCCCATCAATCAGGATAAATAGCTTATTTTGCTCGGTACTGGTCATAATCTAGCCTCTTTAGTCCTATCAAAATAATACTAAATATTGTATAAAATTTACATTCCCTATTTTGCCCAAATTTGACAAGGGGGGTTTTTCTGTTTAGAGTATAACAGATGCTGGCATTGTTCTAAACTTAAATCTTTCTATCTCTTGACAGGCGGCCGATTGTGCTACCAATTGCATCAATAGCATTTACAGGCATCCTGCTTGTACCACTAGGGAAAAACTAGACCGAATTACAGTAGCTCCCAATATTTGTTTAGAATAACTAACTATCAGAAAAATGCGGATTACTGTAGGTTCTGTTTTAAAGCTGTTAGCGAAGGGAATTATGCTACACTAGCATCAATATCTAGTCAAAAAGGCTTGTAATTTATGACTCCTCATCTTTCTCTTAGCCAGATTATAGAATCTATCGATCAACTTTCTTTAGAAGAACAAAACCAATTATTTGAAAAATTAGCGCAGAAAAAACAACAACAAGAGCATCCACTGCTCAATATACCAGTTACACTAACCTATAATCCCCTCTTAGATGAAGTCATAGAGAGTATAGAAACCTATCGTCAAAAAGTTGACCAAGAAGACAGTCAACAAGTTGAAACACCGTGACTCAATATATATTAGATAC is a genomic window containing:
- a CDS encoding IS5 family transposase (programmed frameshift), whose product is MNYEQVKTLKPTEFKRLCGVYPDTFKDMVTVLKAEKVWQKKTGRPSKLSTEDQLLITLEYWREYRTYFHLGNSWGINESTAYRIVRKVENILIKSGLFNLPRKKALLESNSEIEVIVVDVSEQEIERPKKKQKSCYSGKQGYHTLKSQVVADQKSEQVICVRCEKGRVHDFRLWKESKIRLNKEIEILGDKGYQGIQKIHQNSQIPHKKKKKEKLSKEQKKANRQLSQRRIVIEHIHLRLKIFRILSSRYRNRRRRFGLRLNLIAGIYNYELRYRQKDIS
- a CDS encoding heavy-metal-associated domain-containing protein: MTITLKVPSIACEGCANTITKAINNQQPAAQISVDVANKIVTVETTASPAEIAQWISEVGHTVESGSEG
- the polA gene encoding DNA polymerase I, yielding MTSTEQNKLFILIDGHSLAFRAYYAFAKSRSGPLRTSTGIPTSVCFGFLNSLMQLLETQKPTYLAVAFDLAAPSFRHEADANYKANRQETPEEFRPDLTNLQSLLAAMNIPIVTSPGYEADDVLGTLAKQAGDHGYTVKILTGDRDLFQLVDEEKKTTVLYLDINAVKSTSGQGYTEFNSQAVTEKLGVTPKQVVDFKALCGDKSDNIPGVRGIGEKTAIDLLKKYDNLDDIYTNLESIKGMVKTKLLEGKTAAESSRYLAKIALDAPVSLEEEKFRLRGFNRRLVQPLLARLELKKILQKLDQIQQHLGGTPTLELTSDADSNQLSLFDLPPISPPVLIAPDIIDTIPKLDALLAKLTTFTNPHFPVAWDTETTDLNPRVAKLVGIGCCWGKELNAMAYIPIGHQSGDNLNLEIVLEKLRPILASDDYPKVFQNAKFDIDVFYHQGITVKGLVFDTMVASYVLHPELTHNLEDLCDRYLTGITSLSYKSLGIPAGKTIADLDIPTTANYCGLDAYATYLLREKLQAELTKIPPLYQLFSEIESPLVMVLWQMENYGIKININYLKNFSQQLERDLAYIEKNAYESIGETFNLSSPKQLSEILFDRLALNRKKSRKTKTGYSTDQSVLEKLQGDHPLVDYILEHRTLSKLKSTYVDALPKLAEPKTARVHTDFNQTITSTGRLSSSNPNLQNIPIRSEFSRRIRQAFIPENGYLLVSADYSQIELRILAHLSQEPVLLEAYRSNQDVHKVTAQLLFDKREITPEERSLGKTINFGVIYGMGAQKFARESKLTVEQGRKFIEKYHQRYAQVFEYLENSKKQAITQGYVETILGRRRYFNFDNPLLKRLRGLSLHDIDLDSLKLNNEEAQLLRSAANAPIQGSSADIIKVAMVKLAEVLQNYRARLLLQVHDELVLEVPREEWPSLESKIKTTMEEAVSLTIPLLVEIKAGDNWMETK